Proteins co-encoded in one Medicago truncatula cultivar Jemalong A17 chromosome 8, MtrunA17r5.0-ANR, whole genome shotgun sequence genomic window:
- the LOC11409624 gene encoding binding partner of ACD11 1 — translation MSVPVDHKDQGVGAVPQSTSTPNWTIHVSDIKTVKVSNVSMTATEKDIKEFFSFSGDIQYVEMQKETESTKTAYVTFKNSQGADTAVLLTGSNIANSPVTITPFENYQLPPEAQPFSPNQKQTPAAVKKAEDAVSTMLAKGFVLGKGAINRAKSFDERHHLISNASATVASIDRKIGLTDKLSIGTAIVNEKVREMDEKFQVSEKTKSVYAVAEQKASDAGSAIMSNPYVSTGASWVSSAITVVAKAAEDVTTMTMEKVEMAEVDKKEIIYSERKDVVDELSHIHSEKPSVGNTSPKDPVKSSDDSRFGII, via the exons ATGTcg gttcCAGTGGACCATAAAGATCAAGGGGTTGGAGCTGTTCCCCAATCTACAAGTACACCAAATTGGACAATTCATGTCTCAGAt ATAAAAACGGTTAAGGTAAGCAATGTATCAATGACTGCGACCGAGAAGGATATCAAAGAGTTTTTCTCATTCTCTGGTGACATTCAATATGTTGAGATGCAAAA GGAAACTGAGAGCACTAAGACTGCATATGTTACCTTTAAGAATTCACAGGGAGCAGACACAGCGGTGCTCTTGACG GGTTCCAACATAGCTAATTCTCCCGTCACCATCACGCCATTTGAAAATTATCAGCTGCCCCCTGAAGCTCAACCATTTAGTCCT AACCAAAAGCAGACTCCTGCTGCTGTTAAGAAGGCTGAAGATGCTGTGAGCACCATGCTTGCCAAAGGTTTTGTTTTAGGAAAAGGTGCAATTAATAGAGCCAAATCCTTTGACGAACGCCATCACTTGATTTCAAATGCTTCTGCCACAGTTGCTTCCATCGACCGTAAAATCGGTTTGACTGATAAACTAAGTATTGGAACTGCTATAGTAAATGAAAAAGTGAGAGAGATGGATGAAAAATTTCAGGTTTCTGAAAAAACAAAGTCTGTTTATGCGGTTGCTGAGCAAAAGGCAAGTGATGCTGGATCTGCAATCATGAGCAATCCTTATGTATCAACCGGAGCTTCGTGGGTGTCGAGTGCAATTACTGTTGTTGCAAAAGCAGCTGAAGATGTAACCACAATGACCATGGAGAAGGTTGAAATGGCCGAGGTTGATAAGAAAGAGATCATTTACAGTGAAAGGAAGGATGTAGTTGATGAATTGTCACATATACACTCTGAGAAACCTTCAGTTGGAAATACTTCTCCAAAAGATCCTGTTAAATCAAGTGATGATAGTAGGTTTGGGATTATATGA
- the LOC11410140 gene encoding uncharacterized protein, which yields MVGKDQSPKERNRDWIRALMNSSSGYCDDHRDLRSNEKNTFCVDCAVRFCRHCKEAHSIHRRFQIYRYSYQDVFRHSELQKHFDCSNIQTYISNKDRIVHLKPRPPIYKSKSGDQCPESKSKESNLSARFKSGGSTCEECGKHLQDEHSRWCSIICKIGEPQSQGPNHHTERSLVDSFNQSGRCIITPKTEAIDFTMSDNLNSEPESSISEAEPCGRVEVVNFRKRPRKTTPERPVFVFVS from the exons ATG GTGGGGAAGGATCAATCACCAAAGGAAAGGAATAGAGATTGGATTAGAGCTCTTATGAATAGTAGCTCTGGCTATTGTGATGATCATCGTGATCTTCGATCTAATGAGAAGAATACTTTCTGTGTAGATTGTGCTGTTAGATTCTGTAGGCACTGTAAggaagctcattccattcataGAAGGTTTCAGATTTACCGATATTCCTATCAGGATGTTTTCCGCCATTCGGAGCTACAGAAGCACTTTGACTGCTCAAATATTCAG ACTTACATATCCAATAAAGATAGGATTGTGCATCTCAAACCTCGGCCTCCAATCTATAAGTCTAAATCTGGTGATCAATGCCCTGAATCAAAATCCAAAGAAAGCAACTTATCAGCAAGATTTAAGTCAGGAGGTAGTACATGCGAAGAATGTGGGAAACACTTACAAGATGAGCATAGTCGCTGGTGCTCAATTATATGCAAG ATAGGGGAGCCTCAAAGCCAAGGTCCAAATCATCATACAGAAAGGAGTTTAGTTGACTCTTTCAACCAAAGTGGTAGATGCATCATCACTCCAAAAACTGAAGCTATTGACTTTACTATGAGTGATAACCTTAATTCGGAACCAGAGTCATCTATTTCTGAAGCTGAGCCATGTGGGCGGGTTGAAGTTGTGAATTTCAGAAAGCGCCCAAGAAAAACTACTCCTGAGAGGCCTGTCTTTGTTTTCGTTTCTTAG